One Thermodesulfobacteriota bacterium genomic region harbors:
- a CDS encoding Na(+)/H(+) antiporter subunit D: MTSDLWIHPTLIMVAGALLLPLVPRPVKKIFLMAVPIASFADVLYIQYAMPQGTYGVVQVLNWTLTFGRVDRLTLVFAHIMSLMCLIGTLYGLNVEEDGQHMAAWLYVAGSLGVVFCGDYLVLFVFWELMAFSSVFLVWYRRGAKALASGYRYLLVHTAGGLILLAGFVLRFQETGGDLFFGPAGVDNPTLATYLIMIGFILNAAVPPLHAWLPDAYAEATVSGSVFMCAFTTKTAVYTLARAMAGMDILVPLGVAMALYGVVYAVLENDARRLLAYHIISQVGYMVAGVGIGTELAINGTCAHAFAHILYKGLLFMGTGAVLYATGTAKFSELGGLYKRMPWAFVFTLIGGLSISAFPLFSGFVSKAMIVAGAFQSHILWAAFGLTLASAGTFLHTGLKVPYFIWFGKNNCSEETWNKAREAPWNMNGAMIIASILCIFIGSYTPYLYHMLPYPEVAANYHPYDTYHLSETLNILLFTALGFFLFTKKLAPEPTISIDLDWFYRMGGRGFLWLASKPIQGMDTAWGEAYRYLGLIPLMAKARFASWFDWNIIDLIIDGIARWVRSVGSDLRHLQTGQFQYGIFMAAAGVAAIVMIFVFA, translated from the coding sequence ATGACAAGTGATCTGTGGATCCACCCGACCTTGATCATGGTGGCAGGCGCCCTGCTCCTGCCCCTGGTGCCGAGGCCGGTGAAGAAGATCTTCCTCATGGCGGTCCCCATCGCCTCCTTCGCCGACGTCCTCTACATCCAGTACGCCATGCCCCAGGGCACCTATGGCGTGGTGCAGGTCCTGAACTGGACCCTGACCTTTGGCCGCGTCGACCGGCTGACCCTGGTCTTCGCCCATATCATGAGCCTCATGTGCCTGATCGGCACCCTGTACGGCCTCAATGTCGAGGAGGACGGCCAGCATATGGCGGCCTGGCTGTATGTGGCCGGCTCCCTGGGTGTGGTCTTCTGCGGTGACTACCTGGTGCTCTTTGTCTTCTGGGAGCTCATGGCCTTCTCCTCGGTCTTCCTGGTCTGGTACCGGCGGGGTGCCAAAGCCCTGGCCTCCGGCTACCGGTACCTTCTGGTCCACACCGCCGGTGGGCTCATTCTCCTGGCCGGTTTCGTGCTCCGCTTCCAGGAGACCGGTGGCGACCTCTTCTTTGGACCCGCGGGGGTGGACAACCCGACACTGGCCACCTACCTGATCATGATCGGCTTCATCCTCAACGCCGCGGTGCCGCCGCTGCACGCCTGGCTGCCGGATGCGTATGCCGAGGCCACCGTCTCCGGCTCGGTCTTCATGTGCGCCTTCACCACCAAGACCGCGGTGTACACCCTGGCCCGAGCCATGGCCGGCATGGATATCCTGGTGCCCCTGGGCGTGGCCATGGCCCTCTACGGCGTTGTGTACGCGGTGCTGGAGAACGACGCCCGGCGACTGCTGGCCTATCACATCATCTCCCAGGTCGGCTACATGGTGGCGGGGGTCGGTATCGGCACCGAGCTGGCCATCAACGGCACCTGTGCCCATGCCTTCGCCCACATCCTCTACAAGGGCCTCCTGTTCATGGGCACCGGCGCCGTGCTCTACGCCACCGGTACCGCCAAGTTTTCGGAGCTGGGCGGCCTCTATAAGCGCATGCCCTGGGCCTTTGTCTTCACCCTCATCGGCGGGCTGTCGATCTCCGCCTTCCCCCTGTTCTCGGGCTTTGTCTCCAAGGCGATGATCGTGGCGGGGGCTTTCCAGTCCCACATCCTGTGGGCGGCCTTCGGCCTTACCCTGGCTTCAGCCGGTACCTTCCTCCACACCGGCCTCAAGGTGCCGTACTTCATCTGGTTCGGGAAGAACAACTGTTCGGAAGAGACCTGGAACAAGGCCCGGGAGGCGCCCTGGAACATGAATGGCGCCATGATCATTGCCTCGATCCTGTGCATCTTCATCGGCTCCTACACCCCGTACCTCTACCATATGCTGCCCTACCCCGAGGTGGCGGCGAACTACCATCCCTACGACACCTACCACCTGTCGGAGACCTTGAACATCCTGCTCTTCACGGCCCTGGGCTTCTTTCTCTTCACCAAGAAGCTGGCCCCGGAGCCGACGATCTCCATCGACCTCGACTGGTTCTACCGCATGGGGGGCCGTGGCTTCCTGTGGCTGGCCTCGAAGCCGATCCAGGGTATGGACACCGCCTGGGGTGAGGCCTACCGGTATCTGGGACTCATTCCATTGATGGCCAAGGCCCGCTTCGCCTCCTGGTTCGACTGGAACATCATCGACCTGATCATCGACGGCATCGCCCGCTGGGTGCGGTCGGTGGGCTCTGACCTGCGCCATCTCCAGACGGGTCAGTTCCAGTACGGCATCTTCATGGCAGCGGCCGGTGTGGCAGCCATCGTCATGATCTTTGTTTTCGCCTAA
- a CDS encoding NADH-quinone oxidoreductase subunit M codes for MEDFLILNHLGWPILSVLIFLPLAGAAVLLVLRSEEGSKYWTLAVTAANAALSLPLYFNFQTGTAQYQFGEHLPWIRALDVNYTLGVDGISLLLILLTTLLMPLCVLCSWRYITRRIRHFMICLLIMETSMVGVFAALDFVLFYILWEAMLIPMYLLIAVWGGPRKVYASVKFFLYTLAGSVLMLVAIIALYFEAGTFSIPMMMGKGYSPIFQLWVFLAFFLAFAIKVPMFPFHTWLPAAHVEAPTAGSVLLASVLLKMGTYGFVRFCLPITPEAAVLFMPYILWLSVIAIIYGGLTALGQSDMKKLIAYSSVGHMGFVTLGIFVLNKNGIEGAILQMINHGITTGALFILVGMIYERTHSRELSSAAAIGRLMPVYVLFLGFFSLSSLAFPGTNSFVGEFLVLAGAFSSHKLIAACSIPGAVLAAAYMLRLLQKVVWGAESDHPHEEHLRDLNLREMVTLAPLLVFMLWIGLSPEPFMNVMHASVEHLVAQVQAGQFSQVAMSVPIP; via the coding sequence ATGGAAGATTTTCTGATCCTGAACCATCTGGGCTGGCCGATCCTGTCGGTGCTCATCTTCCTGCCCCTGGCGGGGGCGGCGGTGCTTCTGGTCCTCCGCTCCGAAGAGGGCTCCAAGTATTGGACCTTGGCGGTGACTGCCGCCAACGCGGCCCTTTCCCTGCCGCTCTATTTCAACTTCCAGACCGGGACCGCCCAGTACCAGTTCGGCGAGCATCTGCCCTGGATCCGGGCCCTGGACGTAAACTACACCCTGGGGGTGGACGGGATCAGCCTGCTGCTCATCCTGCTGACCACCCTGCTCATGCCGCTGTGCGTGCTCTGCTCCTGGCGCTACATCACCCGCCGCATCCGGCATTTCATGATCTGCCTTCTCATCATGGAGACCTCCATGGTGGGGGTATTCGCTGCCCTGGATTTCGTACTCTTCTACATCCTCTGGGAAGCGATGCTCATCCCCATGTACCTCCTGATCGCGGTCTGGGGCGGGCCCCGCAAGGTCTACGCCTCGGTCAAGTTCTTCTTGTACACCCTGGCCGGATCGGTGCTGATGCTGGTGGCGATCATCGCCCTCTACTTCGAGGCCGGCACTTTCTCCATCCCGATGATGATGGGCAAGGGCTACTCGCCGATCTTCCAGCTCTGGGTGTTCCTGGCCTTCTTCCTCGCCTTCGCCATCAAGGTGCCGATGTTCCCGTTCCATACCTGGCTGCCGGCCGCCCACGTGGAGGCGCCGACCGCCGGCTCCGTGCTTCTGGCCTCGGTGCTGCTGAAGATGGGCACGTACGGCTTTGTCCGCTTCTGCCTGCCCATCACGCCGGAGGCTGCTGTCCTGTTCATGCCGTACATCCTCTGGCTGTCGGTGATCGCCATCATCTACGGCGGGCTTACCGCTCTGGGCCAGAGCGACATGAAGAAGCTGATCGCCTATTCTTCGGTGGGGCACATGGGTTTTGTCACCCTGGGCATTTTTGTCCTCAACAAGAATGGGATCGAGGGCGCCATCCTCCAGATGATCAATCACGGCATCACCACCGGCGCTCTCTTTATCCTGGTCGGCATGATCTACGAGCGCACCCATTCCCGGGAGCTGTCCTCCGCTGCAGCTATCGGCCGGTTGATGCCGGTCTATGTGCTGTTCCTGGGCTTCTTCTCCCTTTCTTCCCTGGCCTTTCCAGGCACCAACTCCTTTGTTGGCGAGTTTCTGGTTTTGGCCGGCGCGTTCTCCAGCCACAAGCTGATCGCCGCCTGCTCCATCCCGGGCGCCGTGCTGGCGGCCGCCTACATGCTGCGCCTTCTGCAGAAAGTGGTCTGGGGTGCGGAGAGCGATCATCCCCACGAGGAGCACCTGCGTGACCTCAACCTCCGGGAGATGGTCACCCTGGCCCCCCTCCTGGTGTTCATGCTCTGGATCGGGCTTTCTCCGGAGCCGTTCATGAATGTCATGCACGCCAGCGTCGAGCACCTGGTGGCCCAGGTCCAGGCCGGGCAGTTTTCCCAGGTGGCGATGAGCGTGCCCATTCCCTGA
- a CDS encoding NADH-quinone oxidoreductase subunit N, whose product MKAILFAPELYYLGFCLLLFLVSLGRSAAAAARNLALAGSVLGVGAVAACLSFEGSLFFDAYRVDLFSQGFKLAVAIGLAAVIIFGRGLKGVRPEVHAEFYMFMVLSALGLMMLVSSVELLTIFIALEVSSYSLYVLVPMRDDRPGLHAQMEAGVKYILFGAVATGVMLFGMSYIFGITGTTYLAGIMPKLGSLMGQPVAVVGMGMLLCGFFFKLAVFPFQFWVPDVYQGASNETAAYCATAPKLGAVALLIRLVTLAGPDARALTEMLMILSVASMFYGNLIALVQKDIKRMLGFSSVAHAGYVLIGILTLREAGYGAAIYYIAGYLIMNLACFLVICQVSRDGENVAIEDLEGLHQRSPILALTLAVGMFALAGIPPFVGFMGKFMLLYNALQEGYLWLVVCAAINTAISIYYYLSVVRVSYTKDANDRPAVAVDGLTRVLSYGLMALIVVMGLLPQRLVDMAATAMKGML is encoded by the coding sequence ATGAAGGCCATCCTCTTTGCCCCGGAACTGTACTATCTCGGCTTCTGCCTGCTCCTCTTTCTGGTCTCCCTGGGCCGGTCGGCGGCGGCGGCCGCCCGCAACCTGGCCCTGGCCGGATCAGTGCTGGGGGTGGGGGCGGTGGCGGCGTGTCTTTCCTTCGAAGGCAGCCTCTTTTTTGACGCCTACCGGGTGGATCTCTTCTCCCAGGGCTTCAAGCTGGCGGTGGCCATCGGCCTGGCAGCCGTGATCATCTTCGGCCGGGGCCTCAAGGGGGTGCGGCCGGAGGTGCACGCCGAGTTCTACATGTTCATGGTGCTGTCCGCCCTGGGCCTGATGATGCTGGTCTCTTCGGTGGAGCTGTTGACCATCTTCATCGCCCTGGAGGTCTCGTCCTATTCCCTGTACGTGCTGGTGCCGATGCGCGACGACCGCCCCGGCCTGCACGCCCAGATGGAGGCGGGCGTCAAATACATCCTCTTTGGTGCGGTGGCTACTGGCGTGATGCTGTTTGGCATGAGCTACATCTTCGGCATCACCGGGACCACCTACCTGGCGGGTATCATGCCCAAGCTGGGCAGCCTCATGGGCCAGCCGGTGGCGGTGGTGGGCATGGGGATGCTCCTGTGCGGCTTCTTCTTCAAGCTCGCTGTCTTCCCCTTCCAGTTCTGGGTGCCGGACGTTTACCAGGGCGCCTCCAACGAGACCGCGGCCTACTGCGCCACGGCGCCCAAGCTCGGCGCTGTGGCCCTCCTCATCCGCCTGGTCACCTTGGCCGGTCCCGACGCCCGGGCACTGACCGAGATGCTCATGATCCTGTCTGTGGCGTCGATGTTCTACGGCAATCTCATCGCCCTGGTGCAAAAGGACATCAAGAGGATGCTGGGCTTCTCCTCGGTGGCGCATGCCGGCTACGTCCTGATCGGCATTCTCACCCTGCGGGAGGCCGGTTACGGCGCCGCGATCTACTACATCGCCGGCTACCTGATCATGAACCTGGCCTGCTTCCTGGTGATCTGCCAGGTGTCGCGGGACGGCGAGAACGTGGCCATCGAGGATCTGGAGGGCCTGCACCAGCGTTCGCCGATCCTGGCCTTGACCCTGGCGGTGGGCATGTTTGCCCTGGCGGGTATCCCGCCCTTCGTCGGCTTCATGGGCAAGTTCATGCTCCTCTATAACGCCTTGCAGGAGGGCTATCTGTGGCTGGTTGTCTGCGCGGCCATCAACACCGCCATCTCCATCTACTACTACCTGTCCGTGGTCCGGGTGTCCTACACCAAGGACGCCAATGACCGGCCGGCGGTGGCGGTGGATGGGCTGACCCGGGTGCTGTCCTACGGCCTCATGGCGCTCATCGTCGTCATGGGCCTCCTGCCCCAGCGTCTGGTGGACATGGCGGCCACCGCCATGAAGGGCATGCTGTAG